One genomic window of Centroberyx gerrardi isolate f3 chromosome 15, fCenGer3.hap1.cur.20231027, whole genome shotgun sequence includes the following:
- the LOC139921234 gene encoding glutathione S-transferase P-like produces the protein MPPYTITYFAVRGRCGVTRILLADQGQDWKEIVVNFEDWLKGDLKATCVFGQLPKFEDGDLVLNQSNAILRHLGRKHGAYGKDAREAALIDMMNDGVTDLRSKYGKLIYEEYETGKDAYIKDLPNHLSKFEAVMAKNKTGFLVGDKVSFADYSLFEVLLNHLVLSPSCLDAFPSLKGFVEKMSARPKIKAFLDSDAYKKLPINGNGKQ, from the exons A TGCCTCCATACACCATCACCTACTTTGCAGTCAGAG GCCGCTGTGGAGTCACCAGGATCCTGCTGGCCGACCAGGGCCAGGACTGGAAGGAGATCGTGGTCAACTTTGAGGACTGGCTCAAAGGAGACCTGAAAGCCACATGT GTATTTGGCCAGTTGCCCAAGTTTGAAGATGGAGATTTGGTCTTAAACCAGTCTAATGCCATTCTTAGACACCTGGGGCGCAAACATG GAGCTTATGGGAAGGACGCCAGGGAGGCCGCTCTCATTGATATGATGAACGATGGTGTTACAGACCTTCGTTCCAAATATGGGAAGTTGATTTACGAAGAATAT GAAACTGGCAAAGATGCATACATTAAAGATCTGCCGAACCACTTGTCCAAATTTGAAGCAGTGATGGCCAAAAACAAAACTGGCTTTCTGGTTGGGGACAAG GTTTCATTTGCGGACTACAGCCTGTTTGAAGTTCTGCTCAACCACTTAGTCCTGAGTCCATCCTGCCTGGACGCCTTCCCCAGCCTCAAGGGCTTCGTGGAAAAGATGTCGGCACGCCCCAAAATCAAGGCCTTCCTCGACTCCGACGCTTATAAGAAACTACCGATCAACGGCAACGGCAAACAGTGA
- the LOC144542375 gene encoding uncharacterized protein LOC144542375, with amino-acid sequence MVYENNLMQLFRTCPTCTRTCQIETFVVGTLLSVTQICSHYYHKKLWKSQPYIGNIPAGNLQLSAAVAFNGASYIQIHKVLSSLRLECMCPRTYFSHQRAFLQPAILWQWRAEQQQVIERAKQSGKPVTLGGDMRADSPDCSLPVSTTTKMRTVVRRAIWMGKLWSGSDGRSTRRENTLSTMRRLLPHTTMWTPCRGCFWRRWPSILAHTRN; translated from the exons ATGGTGTATGAGAACAATCTAATGCAGCTCTTCAGGACGTGCCCAACATGCACCCGCACCTGCCAAATTGAAACATTTGTTGTTGGGACCCTTTTATCTGTCACACAG atatgttCTCACTACTACCACAAAAAACTGTGGAAAAGCCAGCCCTACATTGGGAACATCCCAGCTGGCAATCTTCAGCTGTCAGCTGCAGTGGCCTTCAATGGTGCTTCTTACATTCAGATTCACaag gtACTGTCATCGCTCCGTCTGGAGTGCATGTGTCCCCGGACCTACTTCAGTCACCAGAGAGCTTTCCTCCAGCCAGCCATCCTCTGGCAGTGGAgggctgagcagcagcaggtcatTGAGAGGGCAAAGCAGTCGGGAAAGCCCGTCACCTTGGGTGGTGACATGAGAGCTGATTCACCAG ATTGCTCCTTGCCGGTCTCCACTACAACGAAAATGCGGACCGTGGTAAGGCGTGCAATTTGGATGGGGAAGCTGTGGTCAGGGTCAGATGGCCGAAGTACAAGAAGAGAGAATACTCTCTCTACTATGCGAAGACTGCTCCCACATACA ACTATGTGGACACCCTGCAGAGGCTGCTTCTGGAGGAGGTGGCCTTCAATCCTGGCCCATACCAGGAACTGA